A segment of the Verrucomicrobiia bacterium genome:
TTGCGCGTCGTGAAATATGGATCGAAAATGCGCGGCACGTCTTCCGGTTTGATGCCCATGCCGAAATCGCGAATCATGATCTTCACGTATTTTCCCGCAGCCAATGGCGGCAAAAATCCATCCGTGAATTCCACATTGTCCACGCGCACTTCGATCTTGCCGCCCTCCGGCATTGCTTGGACGGCGTTAAGCACGATGTTATTGATCACCTGGCGAAATTGGCCTTCGTCCACTTCCACCGGCCAAATATCGGTGGGCAGCGAAAACTCGCAATGCACATTGCTGCCGTGCAGCGCAAAAAGCGTTGCCTCGCGAATGCTGTTGGTGACTTGCACGCGCGTGCGAATCGGCGCGCCGCCGCGCGCGAACATCACCAGTTGTTGCGTCAGGTCCTTGGCGCGCAACGCGGATTTCTCCATTGCGGCGAGCCGCTCGAGGATTTTTTCGGTCGAGTGCGCGCTCATCCGGGCAAGCGACAAATTGCCGATGATGCCTTGGAGAATATTATTGAAGTCGTGCGCGATGCCGCCCGCCAGCAAGCCCACCGATTCCAGCTTGCTTTCCTTGAGCAACTCCGCCTCCGATTTTTGTTTCGCCGTCACGTCGCGAAAAACCACCACCGCGCCGACGATGCCCCCATCGCGATCGCGAATCGGCGCCGCGCTGTCCGAGATGAGCCGTTCGGTGCCGTCGCGAGAAATCAGAATCGCCGGCTGATCCAATCCGCGCGCCACGCCTTCGCGCAAGGCGTTCTCCAACGGATTCGCGACGGATTCGCGAGTGTGTTCGTGAACGACGTTGAACATCGCCGAGAGCGGCATGCCCACGGCTTCGGCTTGCGACCACCCGGTTAATTGTTCCGCGACTTTATTGATGGAAAGCACCCGGCTCATCATATCCGTGGTGATGACGCCATCCGCGATGGAATACAGCGTGACCGCCAGGCGCTCCTTCTCGGCCGCCAGCGCCGTCTCGGACTTGCGCAACTTCGCGGTGATGGCCTCAGAGCGCGCGCGGGCGTTGACTTCGGCACAAGTGATGCCGAACAATAAAAAACTCAGCGTAAGCCAGCACACCAGTGAGATCGTCGGCAAGCTGCGCTCGGATTCCGTGGCGAACAAGGGCTGCGAAATAAAATAAAGCGTCCACGTGCGGTTCAACACCGGTAAGGTGACGCGTTGCAACAGTTGACCCGATCCGTGCCGCGCGGCTTCAACAAAATCCGCATCGCCATATAATAAATGCTCGCGATCAATTACCGTGCCGTCAAACACTTCGCATCTGACCATGCCGTTGGTCTGATTGCCAAAGATGCCGTTTATGAATTTGTCCGACTCAAAATTGGCGAAAATAAATCCCTGAAGCGATGCTTGGCGTTCAGCCACAGTCGTCACCGGCGCACCCGGGCGATAGACCGGAAGATAAATCACGAAACCGCCGTGGCCGTCATTGGTCTTCTCGCGATTCAAAAAAACTTTAGCGGTCGCCTTGGGCTCGCCGGTGTCGCGGGCCAGCGCCATGAACGGCTGGCGGTCGGGATCGGTGAAATGATCATGGCCAACGCCCGCATGCAATTCGTGATCGAAGTGGTTGATATACGCGACGGGAAAATAAGTCGGACGCGGCGTGTCCGGCACGATGCGCATGGGCCGCCCCGCCAGCCGATTGCTTTCCACATACGCGTCCTTGTCGCTGGCCTCCACGCGCTCGATGTAACCAAGCGTCCCGATTCCTGGATATAGACTGGGAATCTCCACGCTCGCCAGGTATTGCTGCCATTGCTCGGGACTGACGACCGTATTCGCCATGAACAACCCGCGCACGCCCATCATCTGGTCCACGTAATGCGGAATGCGCTGTTCGATGGCCTCCCGCTGTTCGCGAACGATGCGTTCAAAGCGGGTGCGCTCGCGCGTTTCGACATTATCGCGCACGCGAAAATAAACCACCGCCGTCGGAATCAGCGAAAGCGCCAAGACCAAATACGCCACCTGCATCCGCCGGACGTGTTGTCGGAGGGATGTTAGAACCCGTTCCATACCAGTAAACTAGCAGTTTATGTGCTAGAAATCATTTATTGTCCACAAAGATTTGTTTGAAAAAATACGTGAACGGATTTTCTGGTTTTTTTGTCCATCCAAAGTAAGGTTTTGTAAACAATGAACACAGGTATTAGCGCAATCAACAACGCCGTGCAGGAATCCAGTGCCTTTGTGCGGCCTCTCTTCAACGAAATCGGAAAAGTCGTCATCGGCCAAAGTTATCTGGTGGAGCGGTTGACGATCGGTTTGCTCGCCAATGGCCACGTCCTCCTCGAAGGTGTGCCCGGATTGGCCAAAACGCTCTCCGTCAAATCACTCGCCTCCTGCCTCAGCGTGAAATTTTCACGCCTTCAGTTCACTCCCGACATGCTCCCCGCCGACGTCATCGGTACGCAAATCTACAATCCGCAATCGGGCAATTTCACCGTCCGCCGCGGCCCGATCTTTGCCAACCTCGTCCTGGCCGATGAAATCAACCGCGCGCCCGCCAAGGTGCAAAGCGCGTTGCTCGAAGCCATGCAGGAAAAGCAAGTCACCATCGGCGACCAGACGTTCAAGCTCGAAGAACCATTCCTCGTGCTCGCGACGCAAAATCCGATTGAGCAGGAAGGCACTTATCCCCTGCCCGAAGCACAGGTGGATCGCTTCATGTTGAAACTCAAAATCGGCTATCCGTCGCGCGAGGAAGAGCGGCAGATTTTGGAATTGATGGCGCATACCACGAATTTGCCGAGCGCCAGTCCCGTGGTGACGGCCCAGCAGATTTTTGAAGCGCGCAAGGTCATCAATGATATTTACATTGATGACAAGGTGAAGGATTACATCGTGGATTTGGTTTGCGCCACGCGCGAACCGGAGACTTACAAAATCCAGGTGAAAGATTTCATCCAACTCGGCGCTTCCCCGCGTGCGACAATCGCGCTCACGCTCGCCTCCAAAGCCTACGCCTTCCTCAAAGGCCGCGGCTACGTCACGCCACAGGACGTGAAAAGCATCGGCATGGACGTTCTCCGCCACCGCGTTGCCATCACCTACGAAGCCGAAGCTGAAAATAAAACGAGCGAGACGGTAATTCAAAAGATTTTTGATGAATTGCCGGTGCCGTGAGCCTCTTTAGAATTCATTTACTTCCCGTCGAAATTCACGGCGGTATTAAACGCTAATGATTCCTCGCGAAATCCTAAAAAAAATTCGTCAGATCGAGATCCGCACCAACCGGCTCGTGAGTGAAACCCTCGCGGGGCAGTATCACAGTGTCTTCAAGGGTCAGGGCATGAACTTCGACGAGGTGCGCGAATATCAGCCCGGCGATGAAGTGCGCGCGATTGATTGGAACGTCACCGCGCGCATGAATCATCCGTTCGTGAAAAAATTCGTCGAGGAACGAGAACTCACACTGATGCTCGTCGTGGATTTGAGCGGCTCCGGTTTGTTCGGTTCCGGCGAACAATCGAAACGCGAACTCGCCGCGGAGATCGCCTCGGTGCTCGCCTTCTCCGCGATCCGCAACAACGACAAAGTCGGCTTGATTCTTTTCACCGAGGAAGTCGAAAAATTTATTCCGCCGCGCAAAGGCCGACGCCATGTGCTGCGCGTGATCCGCGAGATTCTATTTTTTTCGCCGAAACGGCGCGGCACGAATTTGAATCTCGCACTGGAATTTCTCACCCGCGTTACGCCGCATCGCGCCATCGCCGCTGTCGTCTCCGATTTTCTTGGCCAAAACACGACCGAGAGCAAGCCGCATGAAGGCTCGCGTCGGCAAACCGGTTTGGTGCTGCCGCAGTCTTTGGCGCTGGCATCGTTCACGGCTCTGCGGCAGGCGAATCGCCGTCACGACGTCGTGGCGATCCAAATCACTGACCGTTTTGAACTCGAATTGCCCGCGCTCGGCCGCCTCGTGCTCAAGGATGCCGAAACCGGTGAAGTGGTCGAAGTCAATACCGGCGACGCACGCAAACGCGAGGCCTTCGCCCAACGTCAGGCCAAGGCGCAGGCGGATTTGTTGACAGTATTTCGCGCCGCGAAGATTGATTCGATTCAGTTGCGCACGGATCAGCCGTACGGCATGGCGCTCGGCCGGTTTTTTGAAACTCGCGAAAAGAGGCGGTTGCACGGATGAATACCAACCCAGCCGCGCCCGCCAATCTCACGAATTTATCCGCCGCGAATGACATTCGCGCGCTCAAGCCACCCATTGATATTCCCAATGGCTGGCTCTGGTTTTGGATTATTCTCGCGCTGGTGGTCATCGCGGTCGCGGCTTATTTCCTGTGGCAGCGCTGGCGCAAAAAGCAGGACGAACCGGTGATCGTCCCCGTCATTCCCCCACATGAGCGCGCCCGTCAAAAGCTTCAGGAAGCGCTCGCGCTCTTTTCGCAACCGCGCCCGTTCTGCATTTTGGTTTCGGACACCGTGCGGCAATATCTTGAGGAGCGTTTTAATTTCCACGCACCCGAACGTACCACCGAGGAATTTCTTCACGAACTCCGGGCGACCGATTTATTAATGCCCGATCAAAAGGAAAGCCTCGGCGAATTTCTTTCCGTCTGCGACATGGTGAAGTTCGCCCGCTATGAACCGGGCCAGCCGGAATTGCAAGCGCTCCACGAATCTGCCGTTCGGCTCGTGGATGAAACCGAGCCGCAACCCGTCGTCCGGGACGCTTCCACCAGCACGACCGTGACCGCATGAGTTTCGCGCATCCATACGTTTTATTGTGGCTGCTGCTGCTGCCGGTGCTCGCCTGGCTGAAAGGCCGGCGTTCGCGGCAACCGGCATTTCTTTATTCGTCGGTGCAGTTGGTCAAAGGCATCATCGGCATCACGCGCTCGAACGCCGGCGCCATCCTGATCAAGCTGCGCTGGCTGGCCCTCGCGATCTTCATCATTGCCATGGCGCAACCGCGCCTGACGCACAGCGAAACCACTGTGAGCGCGAGCGGCGTGGATATTGTGCTGGCGCTCGACATGTCGGGCAGCATGATGGCCGAGGATGACGGCTTTGAATTGAACGGTCAGCAAGCCACACGCTTCGCCATCGCCAAGGATGTGTTGAAACGCTTCATCGGGAAACGTCCCAATGACCGCCTAGGCCTGGTGATTTTCGCGACGCACGCCTTCGTGGTCGTGCCGCCGACGCTGGACCACGATTTTTTTGCCGAGAACCTTGACCGTCTCGACATTGGCATGGAAGGTTTTGATGATCACGCCACGGCGATCGGTTCGGCGCTTTCGACCTGCCTCAATCGCCTGCGCGATTTGAAATCGAAAAGTAAAATCGTGATCCTGATGACCGACGGCGAAAATAATTCCGGCAAAGTCCCGCCACTCACGGCGGCTGAGGCGGCGCAGGCGCTCGGCGTGAAAGTCTATACGGTCGGCGTGGGCACGCGCGGGCAGGCGCGCATCGCGACTGGCCGCGTGGATGTTTTTGGGCGCAAGGAATATCAGCGCATCCCCGTGGACGTGGACGAAGTCACGCTCTCGAAAATTGCCAGCATGACCGGCGGAAAATATTATCGCGCCGACAGTTCGGACACGATGAGGAAGATTTACGCGGACATTGATCGTTTGGAAAAGACCGATGCCCAGGTGAAAAAATATACGCAATACAACGAATTTTTTCCGTGGGTGATTTTGCCGGGACTGTTTGTGCTGCTGCTGGAAGTGATCCTGACGCACACGATCTGGAGGAAGCTGCCATGAGAATCGCCGCGCCGCAGATGCTTTGGTTGATTGTGCTTTTGGTGGGGCCGTTGATCGCATTTTTGTGGTGGGCCTGGCGCAAGCGCGAGCAACTCATCACGCAATTTATTTCCACGCGATTGCTTGGACATTTGAAAGTGGGCTTCTCACCGAGCCGGCAAAAGGCGCGGCTCGCCATGATCGTCACTGCAGTCGTGTTGATCATCTTCGCGCTGGCGCGTCCGCAATGGGGAGTGACGCGGGAGGAAGCACGATTGCGCGGGCTCGACATCATCCTCGCGGTTGATACTTCCAACAGCATGCTCGCCGAAGACGTTTCGCCAAATCGCCTCGCGCGCGCCAAACTCGCGGCATTGGATTTGATGAAACGCGCGAAGACGGATCGCCTGGGTTTGGTCGCATTTGCCGGCGACGCTTTTCTGGAATGCCCATTAACGCTGGACGATGCCGCATTCAGTCAAAGCGTCAATGCCTTGGACACAACCACGATTTCGCAAGGCGGAACCGCCGTGGCCGAAGCGATTAATGAAGCGCGCAAGGCGTTCAAGAAGGAATCCGACGCGCATAAAGTTTTGGTGCTGCTGACGGACGGCGAAGACCATGACAGTGACGCCGTGGGCGCGGCGGAGAATGCGGCGAAGGAAGGCGTAGTGATTTTCACAGTCGGCATCGGCACGCCCGAGGGAGAGGTTTTGCGCATCCGCAACGAGCAAGGGCAACTGGATTATATCCGCGACGAAGCGGGCAATCCGGTGAAGTCAAAACTCGATGAAGATTTGTTGCGCAAGCTCGCGAGTGTCACCAAGGGTTTTTATCTTCCGTTGCGCGGAACGAAAACGATGGATTCGATTTACGATCAGGGCATCGCTCCCCTGCCCAAGTCGGAAAGCTCGGTGAAGACCTTCCAAAACTATCATGAACGGTATCAATGGCCGCTGGCATTGGCAGCGGCATTATTGATCCTGGAAATGTTTTTGCCGGACCGTTCGCGCCGCCGCTCGAAAAAACCACCCGTGGCAACGGCGGCGGTGGTTCCCCTGGCCATCTTGCTAATGTTGCCGATGGGCGCATCGGCAAGCCCGGGCAGTGCATTGCGGGAATACAATGACGGCAAATACGACGAGGCTTTGAAGGATTACAACCAGGCGTTGGAAAAACATAAAGACGATCC
Coding sequences within it:
- a CDS encoding CHASE domain-containing protein, with protein sequence MERVLTSLRQHVRRMQVAYLVLALSLIPTAVVYFRVRDNVETRERTRFERIVREQREAIEQRIPHYVDQMMGVRGLFMANTVVSPEQWQQYLASVEIPSLYPGIGTLGYIERVEASDKDAYVESNRLAGRPMRIVPDTPRPTYFPVAYINHFDHELHAGVGHDHFTDPDRQPFMALARDTGEPKATAKVFLNREKTNDGHGGFVIYLPVYRPGAPVTTVAERQASLQGFIFANFESDKFINGIFGNQTNGMVRCEVFDGTVIDREHLLYGDADFVEAARHGSGQLLQRVTLPVLNRTWTLYFISQPLFATESERSLPTISLVCWLTLSFLLFGITCAEVNARARSEAITAKLRKSETALAAEKERLAVTLYSIADGVITTDMMSRVLSINKVAEQLTGWSQAEAVGMPLSAMFNVVHEHTRESVANPLENALREGVARGLDQPAILISRDGTERLISDSAAPIRDRDGGIVGAVVVFRDVTAKQKSEAELLKESKLESVGLLAGGIAHDFNNILQGIIGNLSLARMSAHSTEKILERLAAMEKSALRAKDLTQQLVMFARGGAPIRTRVQVTNSIREATLFALHGSNVHCEFSLPTDIWPVEVDEGQFRQVINNIVLNAVQAMPEGGKIEVRVDNVEFTDGFLPPLAAGKYVKIMIRDFGMGIKPEDVPRIFDPYFTTRKHARGLGLASAYSVIRKHEGQINVDTHVGRGSTFQIYLPASVKAMETPAAEVDQKRFFGQGRVLVMDDEQDILSLVREMLELMGYEVEVAKDGAEALQRYMASKRGGNPFSAVIMDLTIPEGMGGKEAIRRLREMDPTVKAIVSSGYSYDPVMASFREFGFSGVIPKPYVMEDLGRVLDEVIRNPGPTVPQA
- a CDS encoding MoxR family ATPase, producing MNTGISAINNAVQESSAFVRPLFNEIGKVVIGQSYLVERLTIGLLANGHVLLEGVPGLAKTLSVKSLASCLSVKFSRLQFTPDMLPADVIGTQIYNPQSGNFTVRRGPIFANLVLADEINRAPAKVQSALLEAMQEKQVTIGDQTFKLEEPFLVLATQNPIEQEGTYPLPEAQVDRFMLKLKIGYPSREEERQILELMAHTTNLPSASPVVTAQQIFEARKVINDIYIDDKVKDYIVDLVCATREPETYKIQVKDFIQLGASPRATIALTLASKAYAFLKGRGYVTPQDVKSIGMDVLRHRVAITYEAEAENKTSETVIQKIFDELPVP
- a CDS encoding DUF58 domain-containing protein, which codes for MIPREILKKIRQIEIRTNRLVSETLAGQYHSVFKGQGMNFDEVREYQPGDEVRAIDWNVTARMNHPFVKKFVEERELTLMLVVDLSGSGLFGSGEQSKRELAAEIASVLAFSAIRNNDKVGLILFTEEVEKFIPPRKGRRHVLRVIREILFFSPKRRGTNLNLALEFLTRVTPHRAIAAVVSDFLGQNTTESKPHEGSRRQTGLVLPQSLALASFTALRQANRRHDVVAIQITDRFELELPALGRLVLKDAETGEVVEVNTGDARKREAFAQRQAKAQADLLTVFRAAKIDSIQLRTDQPYGMALGRFFETREKRRLHG
- a CDS encoding VWA domain-containing protein, with product MSFAHPYVLLWLLLLPVLAWLKGRRSRQPAFLYSSVQLVKGIIGITRSNAGAILIKLRWLALAIFIIAMAQPRLTHSETTVSASGVDIVLALDMSGSMMAEDDGFELNGQQATRFAIAKDVLKRFIGKRPNDRLGLVIFATHAFVVVPPTLDHDFFAENLDRLDIGMEGFDDHATAIGSALSTCLNRLRDLKSKSKIVILMTDGENNSGKVPPLTAAEAAQALGVKVYTVGVGTRGQARIATGRVDVFGRKEYQRIPVDVDEVTLSKIASMTGGKYYRADSSDTMRKIYADIDRLEKTDAQVKKYTQYNEFFPWVILPGLFVLLLEVILTHTIWRKLP
- a CDS encoding VWA domain-containing protein → MRIAAPQMLWLIVLLVGPLIAFLWWAWRKREQLITQFISTRLLGHLKVGFSPSRQKARLAMIVTAVVLIIFALARPQWGVTREEARLRGLDIILAVDTSNSMLAEDVSPNRLARAKLAALDLMKRAKTDRLGLVAFAGDAFLECPLTLDDAAFSQSVNALDTTTISQGGTAVAEAINEARKAFKKESDAHKVLVLLTDGEDHDSDAVGAAENAAKEGVVIFTVGIGTPEGEVLRIRNEQGQLDYIRDEAGNPVKSKLDEDLLRKLASVTKGFYLPLRGTKTMDSIYDQGIAPLPKSESSVKTFQNYHERYQWPLALAAALLILEMFLPDRSRRRSKKPPVATAAVVPLAILLMLPMGASASPGSALREYNDGKYDEALKDYNQALEKHKDDPRLHFNAGAAAYQSRHLDEAAKEFNEALAATQDLQLQQRAYYNLANTMYRAGQQASDPQKKQEAWENAIKGYESALKLNPQDPDAKFNQDFVTKQLEELKKQQQSQSDSKNIEPSDAAKRAKAIADEQMQRRNYRQALETMESQLQRDPTTSYYQDYMKRLKEVVDVQENTGH